In Fusobacterium massiliense, a single window of DNA contains:
- a CDS encoding autotransporter-associated N-terminal domain-containing protein, with protein MSNNLLDVERSLRYIAKRYKSVKFSVGLAIMFLMMGVGAFSADVSEIKAEAAAQESLLTRPEIGGSVESIRDKSRQIRKENDKALSGARLELVKLMEQGNQVVKSPWSSWQFGANYYYDHWGSTYKGKGDKAQKYPYEGIFERSTDPYERNISPDSTSYAKYTALKEKERAEKGIKVDPTRSATSSIRKAGGVSSDSYGIASNTKVQEPIASLNIDATVRPKEVGRKPVSVDEIKTKVPAEVNVLLNVPEVPTPDKIIPNEVKVTVKTPQPSTDPFMDFYTDTNEGYEKINTGIYSALNSNTGVANDATRGNLYTEYKEKKYVNSNEKTDSNFKNKVLYSGHDGTNYVAESGKIDNNGQKQDIISGTRRKAMLVYLKNPYLVGNKILENGNSGARIDASEDQKISEIDNRVGGYLYGGSDNDANKKIFHLAGNVDAAGKRNGKGNGEGEVGIHSVWNGTIQNVEGNLYGKAAMFSIESWHAPKIVFNDVKVNLLGDKNTIFYFAPANEEFLLNDIKKEYNASIQRGAFLGKGVNVDAKTNENIVYSVVGSSGSFNYTNNANINFEGANNIFYSGLGYSPNMKNLINGDTIQDFYKTGMTPLINMKKPLNSYGDGNTVLLFADLIQDDTIGIGIDGEKLNKKPETTTTWGNLKNAWRNTKIGIFQGEVRAAARIGEKLNIAGGDSQTEKGNTGGTSDKWVENNVGILAQSGQREGIEPKKDLLKNDNKFEHVDKDAIHPLYVNDIDVTFGKYSKRNIMIASERGTQIDVAKKTNSSTAGAENGIAIRTESIKDYNSEATNTDFAGGKLVSSTDDNANKAATGTILALAKGTWGDGEAKQRRLNTNNDYKHTNYGISVDTINALKDKPSEINFGVPVEMSAKMAKEKVGGKDVELRPIAYMAEGGKITVSGESLSAGKENTTKAYGYGSLIAYANKYEHKYKSNPDLAEPDKSTVSYGDIHIDGNIEAVDEWAADDAATKLEKYNNVGAYASGKGGSGKDGAEAVKNSKVVITGNAKINGTAAYASEGGVVEIQGKNSEIKAGEGSGLVATKGGTIKFGGGTIEVKNNFDDPTKYDKVAPVYADKDSKIEITGTTAFNIYDGVIDIANVNDYNKTDSKYQGFKEHVTLNIKKDGINLGQIDNTGSTMVWNGTDDYVKSLLANPDNNGEKQLFKEVEAKKDNGQGYFWTKSYIKGGTLNVEPKAPATTLNISINDENDGYNHISLRKTLVNIKEGVTVTRDASNTTFKAQGLSIQSDKNANSNDETGFVNSGLVKVKNGILTPSSSTAAMSVNYGKIENKNKIEMTNAGVGIFGTNGSKLVNDTTGTITVAEKGIGIAANASSKVNSSDNVTFGTDKAGATGNVVDILNAGKIDIKGKDSIGISVKNNSDKDRSKVLVKNTGDIVLGDNGAGISVKSTNTSNNEGATIELAGNITVGAEGIGTYAQNSDVKLIDNLNVNVKDSGVGIYLKDNSKITAESGKKLILNYNGSNTGKATGVIFDGNNLTNNIDVEINNTTNTTAGLTNLLASGTGTFTNKGNIKTVGVKGYGIVANKDTLTSVVNEGDIDVSAADNDANPNIGIYAKEAATAITNKKNIKVGKNSIGIYGHEVTLETAANIETSDNAVGIYSNSKDVTLKAGSTLNVGTNKAVGIYAAGSGQNINLLGNISIGDSGYGLINNNEQANNTIVSRATLTKDLGSDTVFIYSKDKLGSVENRTNLKATGDENYGIYGAGKVDNYGNMDFKAGKANVGIYSTSADPTKVATNHLGATIEVGASVYDKMKPKNAKYAIGMAGGYTPARDDKNEDGSPKTPFTGHIVNEGTIKVTGEHSIGMFATEKNSTLENRGDIILSASNTTGIYLDNKAVGHNYGRILSEGEGLENLVGIVVKNGATIENHPGSEIRLSAKNSKGIYVAGAGNNKGIIKNYGDFVISADKKEASLAGAKISVQGEGSSAFDENKSQLDKEVGGVKLDEKGIYDKRLPQEKPIKKPNLVTVDPKTIEKLEKENVVNPSATAKTVSSFGMYIDTSNINFTKPIEGIENLETLTEVDFIVGNEAAKYTNSKYIEVDPKIYEGKNGGSKSYNDLIIDNPQIAKWNIYSGSLTWMSTIKQDEDTGAIKHIYLAKIPYTEWAGNEDTPVDKKDTYNFLDGLEQRYGVESRYSRERRVFDKLNSIGNNEEILLYQATDEMMGHQYANIQQRVHSTGTILDKEFNYLRKEWQTFSKDSNKVKVFGMRGEYKTDTAGVIDYRNHAEGVAYVHEDEDVKLGRTLGWYTGLVHNEFKFRDIGNSRERMTKGKLGVFKSIPFDDNNSFNVTVSGEIFGGYNRMKRRYLVVDEVFGARGRYYDYGIAAKAEVGKEFRLSEDFKLRPYTSIKPEYGRITKVREKSGEIKLEVKSNDYISLKPEIGAELEFKHLLENRKTFTARLGVSYDNELGRVANGRNKARVAETNADWFNIRGEKEDRRGNVKTDLNLGLDNSRLGITANIGYDTKGSNIRGGVGLRVIY; from the coding sequence ATGAGTAACAATTTGTTAGATGTTGAAAGAAGTTTACGTTATATTGCGAAAAGATACAAGAGTGTAAAATTTTCAGTAGGCTTAGCGATAATGTTTCTAATGATGGGAGTAGGAGCATTTTCAGCAGATGTATCTGAAATAAAAGCAGAAGCTGCAGCACAAGAAAGTTTACTTACAAGACCAGAAATAGGTGGTTCAGTAGAAAGTATAAGAGATAAATCAAGACAAATAAGAAAAGAAAATGATAAAGCGTTAAGTGGAGCAAGATTAGAATTAGTAAAACTAATGGAACAAGGAAATCAAGTAGTAAAATCACCATGGTCATCATGGCAATTTGGGGCAAATTACTACTATGATCATTGGGGATCAACATATAAGGGAAAAGGAGATAAAGCGCAAAAATATCCTTATGAAGGAATATTTGAAAGAAGTACAGATCCATATGAAAGAAATATATCACCGGATAGCACAAGCTATGCTAAATATACAGCTTTAAAAGAAAAAGAAAGAGCAGAAAAAGGGATAAAGGTAGATCCAACAAGATCAGCAACATCAAGCATAAGAAAAGCTGGAGGAGTATCGTCAGATAGTTATGGAATAGCAAGTAATACAAAAGTACAAGAACCTATAGCAAGTCTTAATATAGATGCAACAGTAAGACCAAAAGAAGTTGGAAGAAAACCTGTAAGTGTTGATGAAATAAAAACAAAAGTACCGGCAGAAGTAAATGTTTTATTGAATGTTCCAGAGGTGCCAACACCAGATAAAATAATACCTAATGAAGTAAAAGTAACAGTAAAAACTCCTCAACCGAGTACAGATCCTTTTATGGATTTTTATACAGATACTAATGAGGGGTATGAAAAAATAAATACGGGAATTTATTCAGCATTAAATTCTAATACTGGTGTAGCTAATGATGCTACTAGAGGTAATTTATATACTGAATACAAAGAAAAAAAATATGTAAATTCTAACGAAAAAACAGATAGTAACTTTAAAAATAAAGTTCTATATTCGGGGCATGATGGAACAAATTATGTTGCAGAGTCGGGAAAAATAGACAATAATGGACAAAAGCAAGATATTATTTCTGGTACTAGGAGAAAAGCAATGTTAGTTTATTTAAAAAATCCTTATTTAGTAGGAAATAAAATTCTTGAGAATGGAAATTCTGGTGCAAGAATAGACGCATCTGAAGATCAAAAAATTAGTGAAATAGATAATAGAGTTGGTGGATACCTTTATGGTGGTTCAGATAATGATGCAAACAAAAAAATATTCCATTTAGCTGGAAATGTTGATGCTGCTGGAAAAAGAAATGGTAAAGGAAATGGGGAAGGAGAAGTAGGAATACATTCAGTATGGAATGGAACTATACAAAATGTAGAAGGAAACTTATATGGAAAAGCAGCTATGTTTTCTATCGAAAGTTGGCATGCTCCTAAAATTGTGTTTAATGATGTAAAAGTAAATTTACTGGGGGATAAAAATACAATTTTCTATTTTGCTCCAGCAAATGAAGAATTTTTATTGAATGATATAAAGAAAGAATATAATGCTTCTATACAAAGAGGAGCTTTCTTAGGAAAAGGGGTAAATGTAGATGCTAAAACTAATGAAAATATAGTATATTCAGTTGTTGGGTCTTCAGGTTCATTTAATTATACTAATAATGCAAATATAAATTTTGAAGGTGCAAACAACATATTTTATTCAGGGTTAGGATACTCTCCTAATATGAAAAATTTAATAAATGGAGATACTATCCAAGATTTTTACAAAACAGGAATGACTCCACTTATAAATATGAAAAAACCATTAAACTCTTATGGTGATGGAAATACTGTTTTATTATTTGCAGATTTAATTCAAGATGATACAATAGGAATAGGTATAGATGGAGAAAAACTAAATAAAAAACCGGAAACAACAACAACATGGGGTAATTTAAAAAATGCATGGAGAAATACTAAAATAGGTATATTCCAAGGAGAAGTAAGAGCAGCTGCTAGAATAGGAGAAAAATTAAATATTGCTGGTGGAGATAGTCAGACTGAGAAGGGTAATACAGGGGGAACATCAGATAAATGGGTTGAAAACAATGTTGGAATTTTAGCACAATCTGGACAAAGAGAAGGAATTGAGCCAAAAAAAGATTTGTTGAAAAATGACAATAAATTTGAACATGTAGATAAAGATGCTATTCATCCTTTATATGTAAATGATATAGATGTTACTTTTGGAAAATACTCTAAGAGAAATATAATGATAGCTTCTGAAAGAGGAACACAAATAGATGTAGCTAAAAAAACTAATAGTTCAACTGCTGGTGCAGAAAACGGAATAGCTATAAGAACAGAATCTATAAAAGATTATAATAGTGAGGCTACAAATACTGATTTTGCAGGTGGTAAATTAGTAAGTTCAACTGATGATAATGCTAATAAAGCTGCAACAGGAACAATTTTAGCTTTAGCTAAAGGAACTTGGGGAGATGGTGAAGCTAAACAAAGAAGATTAAATACAAATAACGATTATAAGCATACAAATTATGGAATTAGTGTAGATACAATAAATGCACTTAAAGATAAACCGTCTGAAATTAATTTCGGAGTACCAGTTGAAATGTCAGCAAAAATGGCTAAAGAAAAAGTTGGAGGTAAAGATGTTGAATTAAGACCGATAGCATATATGGCTGAAGGTGGAAAAATAACAGTAAGCGGGGAATCTTTATCAGCAGGAAAAGAAAATACAACTAAGGCTTATGGATACGGTTCATTAATAGCTTATGCAAATAAATATGAGCATAAATATAAATCAAATCCAGATCTTGCAGAACCTGATAAATCTACTGTAAGTTATGGAGATATTCATATAGATGGAAATATTGAGGCTGTAGATGAATGGGCAGCAGATGATGCAGCTACTAAACTTGAAAAATATAACAATGTTGGAGCTTATGCATCAGGTAAAGGTGGTTCTGGAAAAGATGGAGCTGAAGCTGTTAAAAATTCTAAAGTAGTTATAACAGGAAATGCTAAAATTAATGGTACTGCAGCTTATGCTAGTGAAGGTGGAGTTGTAGAAATTCAAGGTAAAAATAGTGAAATTAAAGCTGGAGAAGGAAGTGGATTAGTTGCTACTAAGGGTGGTACTATTAAATTTGGTGGAGGAACTATAGAAGTTAAAAATAATTTTGATGATCCAACAAAATATGATAAGGTAGCACCAGTTTACGCAGATAAGGATTCTAAAATTGAAATAACAGGAACTACAGCTTTTAATATTTATGATGGAGTTATTGATATAGCTAATGTAAATGACTATAATAAAACTGATAGTAAATATCAAGGATTTAAAGAACATGTAACATTGAATATTAAAAAAGATGGTATCAATCTAGGACAAATAGATAATACAGGTTCTACAATGGTATGGAATGGTACTGATGATTATGTGAAAAGTTTATTAGCTAATCCAGATAATAACGGAGAAAAACAATTATTTAAAGAGGTTGAAGCTAAAAAAGATAATGGACAAGGATATTTTTGGACTAAATCGTATATAAAAGGTGGAACTTTGAATGTAGAACCTAAAGCTCCAGCAACAACTTTAAATATCAGTATAAATGATGAAAATGATGGATATAACCATATTTCATTAAGAAAAACATTGGTTAATATTAAAGAGGGAGTTACTGTTACAAGAGATGCTAGTAATACAACATTTAAGGCACAAGGCTTGAGTATTCAGTCTGATAAAAATGCAAACTCTAATGATGAAACTGGATTTGTAAACAGTGGACTTGTAAAAGTAAAAAATGGTATTTTAACACCAAGTAGTTCTACAGCTGCCATGTCAGTAAACTATGGAAAAATAGAAAATAAAAATAAAATTGAAATGACTAATGCAGGAGTTGGAATATTTGGAACAAATGGAAGTAAATTAGTAAATGATACAACTGGAACTATTACTGTAGCAGAAAAAGGTATAGGAATAGCAGCAAATGCTTCATCAAAAGTAAATTCAAGTGATAATGTAACATTTGGAACAGATAAAGCTGGAGCAACAGGAAATGTTGTAGATATTCTAAATGCAGGTAAAATTGATATTAAAGGAAAAGATTCTATAGGAATATCAGTAAAAAATAACAGTGATAAGGATAGAAGTAAAGTACTTGTTAAAAATACTGGCGATATAGTTCTTGGAGATAATGGAGCTGGAATATCAGTTAAATCAACTAATACATCTAATAATGAAGGAGCAACTATAGAATTAGCTGGAAATATAACAGTGGGAGCAGAAGGAATAGGAACTTATGCTCAAAATTCAGATGTTAAACTTATAGATAATTTAAATGTTAATGTTAAAGATTCTGGTGTAGGAATATACTTGAAAGATAATTCAAAAATTACTGCAGAGTCTGGAAAGAAATTAATATTAAATTATAATGGAAGTAATACAGGTAAGGCTACTGGAGTTATTTTTGATGGAAATAATTTAACTAATAATATTGATGTTGAAATTAATAATACAACAAATACGACAGCTGGATTAACTAACCTTTTAGCTAGTGGAACAGGAACATTTACTAATAAAGGAAATATAAAAACTGTTGGAGTAAAAGGATATGGAATAGTAGCAAATAAAGATACTTTAACTTCTGTTGTGAACGAAGGAGATATAGATGTATCTGCTGCAGATAATGATGCTAATCCTAATATAGGAATTTATGCTAAAGAAGCTGCAACAGCTATAACAAATAAGAAAAATATAAAAGTTGGAAAAAATTCAATTGGTATATATGGCCATGAAGTTACTTTAGAAACAGCAGCTAATATAGAAACTTCTGATAATGCTGTTGGAATTTACTCTAATTCAAAAGATGTGACTTTAAAAGCTGGAAGTACTTTAAATGTAGGAACAAATAAAGCTGTTGGAATTTATGCTGCTGGTAGTGGACAAAATATAAATCTTTTAGGAAACATTTCTATTGGAGACAGTGGATATGGACTTATCAATAACAATGAACAAGCTAATAATACAATAGTTTCAAGAGCAACATTAACTAAAGATTTAGGAAGTGACACAGTATTTATATATTCTAAAGATAAATTAGGAAGTGTAGAAAATCGTACTAATTTAAAAGCAACAGGTGATGAAAACTATGGAATCTATGGTGCTGGTAAAGTAGATAACTATGGAAATATGGATTTCAAAGCAGGAAAAGCAAATGTTGGTATTTATAGTACATCTGCTGATCCAACTAAAGTTGCTACTAACCATTTAGGAGCAACTATAGAAGTTGGGGCTTCAGTATATGATAAAATGAAACCTAAAAACGCCAAGTATGCTATAGGTATGGCTGGAGGATATACTCCTGCAAGAGATGATAAAAATGAAGATGGAAGTCCAAAAACTCCATTCACAGGACATATTGTCAATGAAGGAACAATAAAAGTTACAGGAGAACATTCTATAGGTATGTTTGCAACTGAAAAAAATTCTACTTTAGAAAATAGAGGAGATATAATTTTATCAGCAAGCAATACGACAGGAATTTATCTTGATAATAAAGCTGTAGGTCATAACTATGGAAGAATTTTATCTGAGGGAGAAGGCTTAGAAAATCTAGTTGGTATAGTTGTAAAAAATGGAGCAACTATAGAAAACCATCCAGGTTCTGAAATCAGATTAAGTGCTAAAAATAGTAAAGGAATATATGTAGCAGGAGCAGGAAATAACAAAGGAATAATTAAAAACTACGGAGATTTTGTTATAAGTGCTGACAAAAAAGAAGCAAGTCTTGCAGGAGCAAAAATATCTGTACAAGGAGAAGGTTCAAGTGCTTTTGATGAAAATAAGAGTCAACTTGATAAAGAAGTAGGAGGAGTTAAACTAGATGAAAAAGGAATCTATGATAAGAGACTTCCTCAAGAAAAACCAATTAAAAAACCTAATTTAGTAACTGTAGATCCTAAAACTATAGAAAAATTAGAAAAAGAAAATGTAGTAAATCCAAGTGCAACTGCTAAAACAGTAAGCTCTTTTGGAATGTATATAGATACTTCTAATATTAACTTTACTAAACCTATAGAAGGAATTGAAAATTTAGAAACATTAACAGAAGTAGATTTTATAGTTGGAAATGAAGCTGCTAAGTATACTAATAGTAAATATATAGAAGTAGATCCTAAAATTTATGAAGGGAAAAATGGAGGATCAAAATCATATAATGATTTAATTATTGATAATCCTCAAATTGCAAAATGGAATATTTACTCAGGATCTTTAACTTGGATGTCAACTATAAAACAAGATGAAGATACTGGAGCTATAAAACATATATATTTAGCAAAAATCCCTTACACAGAATGGGCAGGAAATGAAGATACACCAGTAGATAAAAAAGATACATATAATTTCTTAGATGGATTAGAACAAAGATATGGTGTTGAATCTAGATATTCAAGAGAAAGAAGAGTATTTGATAAATTGAATAGCATTGGAAATAATGAAGAAATTCTATTATACCAAGCAACAGATGAAATGATGGGACATCAATATGCAAATATTCAACAAAGAGTACATTCAACAGGAACTATCTTAGATAAAGAATTTAATTATTTAAGAAAAGAATGGCAAACATTCTCAAAAGATTCAAATAAAGTAAAAGTATTTGGAATGAGAGGAGAATACAAGACAGATACTGCAGGAGTAATAGATTATAGAAATCATGCAGAAGGTGTAGCTTATGTTCATGAAGATGAAGATGTAAAATTGGGAAGAACTCTAGGTTGGTACACAGGATTGGTACATAATGAATTTAAATTTAGAGATATTGGAAATTCAAGAGAAAGAATGACTAAAGGAAAATTAGGAGTATTCAAATCAATCCCATTTGATGATAATAATTCATTTAATGTAACAGTATCAGGAGAAATTTTTGGTGGATACAACAGAATGAAGAGAAGATACTTAGTAGTAGATGAAGTATTTGGAGCAAGAGGAAGATATTATGACTACGGAATAGCAGCAAAAGCAGAAGTAGGAAAAGAATTCAGATTAAGTGAAGACTTCAAATTGAGACCATATACATCTATAAAACCAGAATATGGAAGAATAACAAAAGTAAGAGAAAAATCAGGAGAAATTAAGTTAGAAGTAAAATCAAATGATTATATTTCATTAAAACCAGAAATAGGAGCAGAATTAGAATTTAAACACTTGCTAGAAAATAGAAAAACATTTACAGCAAGACTAGGCGTATCATATGATAACGAATTAGGAAGAGTAGCAAATGGAAGAAACAAAGCAAGAGTAGCAGAAACAAATGCAGACTGGTTTAATATCAGAGGAGAAAAAGAAGATAGAAGAGGAAATGTAAAGACAGATTTGAACTTAGGACTTGATAACTCAAGATTAGGAATAACAGCTAATATTGGATACGACACAAAAGGAAGCAATATTAGAGGAGGAGTAGGACTAAGAGTAATATACTAA
- a CDS encoding uracil-DNA glycosylase, with protein MSKINNDWKEILEEEFKKDYFQNIKKFLEEEYDKYTVYPLKKDILNAFLLTSYSETKVVILGQDPYHQKGQAHGLSFSVNYGIKTPPSLLNMYKELQDDLGLYIPNNGFLEKWAKQGVLLLNTSLTVREGEANSHSKIGWQTFTDNVIKKLNEREKPIIFVLWGNNAKAKEKFIDSSRHYILKGVHPSPLSASRGFFGCKHFSKINEILRNLSETEIDWQIENN; from the coding sequence GTGTCAAAAATTAATAATGATTGGAAAGAAATTTTAGAAGAAGAATTTAAAAAAGATTATTTTCAAAATATAAAAAAATTTCTTGAAGAAGAATATGATAAATATACAGTCTATCCTTTAAAAAAAGATATATTAAATGCTTTTCTGTTGACATCTTATTCAGAAACAAAAGTTGTAATCTTAGGTCAAGACCCCTATCATCAAAAAGGTCAAGCTCATGGATTATCTTTTTCAGTAAATTATGGAATAAAGACGCCTCCATCACTTTTAAACATGTATAAAGAGTTACAAGATGACTTAGGTTTATACATACCGAATAATGGCTTTTTAGAAAAATGGGCAAAACAGGGAGTTTTACTTTTAAATACAAGTTTGACTGTTAGAGAAGGAGAAGCAAACTCACATTCTAAAATAGGTTGGCAAACTTTTACTGATAATGTAATAAAGAAATTAAATGAAAGAGAAAAACCTATAATATTTGTATTATGGGGAAATAATGCAAAAGCTAAGGAAAAATTTATAGATAGTAGTAGGCATTATATATTAAAAGGAGTACACCCAAGTCCCCTTTCAGCAAGTAGAGGATTTTTCGGTTGTAAGCATTTTAGTAAAATTAATGAAATTTTAAGAAATTTAAGTGAAACTGAAATAGATTGGCAAATAGAAAATAATTAA
- a CDS encoding UDP-N-acetylmuramoyl-L-alanyl-D-glutamate--2,6-diaminopimelate ligase: MDIFSGIEHRILKEVDLNREYSGIEYDSRKIKKDYIFVALDGANVDGHNFIDSAVENGATCIIVSKEVELKHNVSYVLVENLRQKLGYIASNFFDWPQRKLKIVGVTGTNGKTSSTYMIEKLMGDTPLTRIGTIEYKIGNEVFEAVNTTPESLDLIKIFYKSVKKNIEYVIMEVSSHSLEMGRVEVIDFDFASFTNLTQDHLDYHLNMENYFQAKRKLFLKLKDINNSVINIEDKYGKRLYDEFINDGSKILSYGLENGDLKGEYLDNGYISIKYKNKEEKVEYHLLGDFNLYNTLGAIGIALKIGISFEEIVKRIKNIKAAPGRFEALNCGQDYKVIVDYAHTPDALVNVIVAARNIKGGNRIITIFGCGGDRDRTKRPIMAKAAEDLSDVIILTEDNPRTENPEQIFNDVKKGFLKQDDYLFEPDREKAIKKAITLAEKNDIILITGKGHETYHIVGTKKWHFDDKEIARREIVRRKMVENVN, from the coding sequence ATGGATATATTTTCAGGAATTGAGCATAGAATTTTAAAAGAAGTAGACTTGAATAGGGAATATTCTGGTATAGAATATGATTCAAGAAAAATAAAAAAAGATTATATTTTTGTTGCTTTAGACGGTGCAAATGTTGATGGACATAATTTTATTGATAGTGCCGTAGAAAATGGAGCAACTTGTATTATAGTGAGTAAAGAAGTAGAGTTGAAGCATAATGTTAGCTATGTTTTAGTTGAAAATTTAAGACAAAAATTAGGTTACATAGCATCAAACTTTTTTGATTGGCCACAAAGAAAATTAAAAATTGTTGGAGTTACAGGAACTAATGGAAAAACTTCATCAACATATATGATAGAAAAATTAATGGGAGATACTCCTCTTACTCGTATTGGAACTATTGAATATAAGATTGGAAATGAAGTTTTTGAGGCTGTGAATACAACCCCTGAATCATTAGATTTAATAAAAATATTTTATAAATCAGTTAAAAAGAATATAGAGTATGTAATTATGGAAGTTAGTTCACACTCTCTTGAAATGGGAAGAGTAGAAGTGATTGATTTTGACTTTGCTTCATTTACAAATTTAACTCAAGACCATTTAGATTACCATTTGAATATGGAAAATTATTTTCAAGCAAAAAGAAAATTATTTTTAAAACTAAAAGATATAAATAATTCTGTAATAAATATTGAAGATAAATATGGGAAAAGATTATACGATGAATTTATAAATGATGGTTCAAAAATACTCTCTTATGGATTAGAAAATGGTGATTTGAAAGGAGAATATTTAGATAATGGCTATATTTCTATAAAATATAAAAATAAAGAAGAAAAAGTAGAATATCATTTATTAGGAGATTTTAATTTGTATAATACTTTAGGAGCTATTGGTATTGCTTTAAAAATAGGAATATCTTTTGAGGAAATTGTTAAAAGAATCAAGAATATAAAAGCAGCCCCAGGAAGATTTGAAGCATTGAATTGTGGACAGGATTATAAGGTTATTGTAGATTATGCTCACACACCAGATGCCTTAGTAAATGTTATAGTTGCAGCAAGAAATATAAAAGGTGGAAATAGAATAATAACAATTTTTGGTTGCGGTGGAGATAGAGATAGAACAAAAAGACCTATAATGGCTAAAGCAGCTGAAGATTTAAGTGATGTAATAATATTAACTGAAGATAATCCTCGTACAGAAAATCCTGAGCAAATATTTAATGATGTAAAAAAAGGATTCTTAAAACAAGATGATTATTTGTTTGAGCCAGATAGAGAAAAAGCAATAAAAAAAGCTATTACTTTAGCTGAAAAAAATGATATAATACTTATAACAGGTAAGGGACATGAAACTTACCATATTGTTGGAACAAAAAAATGGCATTTTGATGATAAAGAAATTGCAAGAAGAGAAATAGTTAGAAGAAAGATGGTGGAAAATGTTAATTAA